Genomic DNA from Podospora pseudoanserina strain CBS 124.78 chromosome 4, whole genome shotgun sequence:
ccccctcctctgtAGTTTTCCCCTTGCTCCCAAAACTCACCGCAAACACCTGCTCCCCACAAACCCTTACAATATCATGCAACACCGGCCACAAGGCGAAATCCACCGGCGACGCCGTCTCCCCCCCAAGCAcgaacaaccccttccccctctccgcaCCGGCCctgacctccccctcccaaaactccagctcctcccacAGCAGCACCGTCAcaaccttcttcaccttgccCATCCCGggctcctcccctcccaacctctcccccaacccctcccgaACAGGCCGccaaatcccctccccaaactccctcaccgCCCTGTCCAATAACATGAACCGCTTGGCCACCTGCCCAGGACCAAACTGAtcatacctcctccccgccccgTAAACCGCATCCAAATACCTCAACACGttcccccacccctccaccaccccccggtCGGGATCGTTATCCTCAAACCTGCCCCCCGCGGTGCTCACGCTCCCCTTTGCGCAATTtacccccaactcccccagcGCGAACAAGACGCTCGCGTTGGCGATGACGTCGCTCCCGAGACAGTACCGCTTCGGCGTCCCCATGTGCAGCACAGTAAAACCGCCGGCGTAAAAGCCCTCCCAGTCAAAAGCCGGATCGTTATTCTCGGCGGAAAAGGCCTTTAGGAGTTGAATCGCCTCCGGAGTCTGCCCGTTGCGGACGGGTTGGGCTTCACCAAAGGTTTTGCCGGGGGAGCCCTGGCCCCAGatgagggtttgggaggggttgatgtaCGTTCCGATTTGGcggaaggtgagggagatgcgGTGACCAGAGTGGGAGAGTTCAGAGGGGGatttggaaagggggggtcGTTTGTCCGGGCGGATGGCGTGGAGCCAGTGCTTGTTTGTCGAGAGGCCCATGCGGAGGAGCGagttgtgggggagggggacgcGTTGGATCTGGCGTTTGGCTTTTTCCGCAGGCGAGgtttcttcttggtggtgtttggagGGGCGGCGTTTGGTGCGGAAAACCATGGTTCGCTCGGcgccgagggagaggttggcgatgaAGCTGTTGGGGACGATGTCGAGGGTTTTGTCGCTGTGCTCGCTGATGTAGTCGTCGCCGCCGCGATAGTGTTGGATCAGGACGTGGTTGACGGGGTGGCCGAGGTGCTTTTCGATTGCGGTCTTGATCTGGAGgacggtgggggagaaggggaggagagggggcgATTCGTCGGCTGGGTGGCGGTAGACGGGCATGTTTCCGTCCTTGTCGACTTCACCCTGGACGGCTATGCGACGAGGAACCTCGCCGCCCATGTGGGACATGCCGGCCCAGCTGACTTCCTCCAGCAGACGTTCAAAGGCATCGGCCGCGAGAGTTGGCGAAAGAACATTGGTGATGACATGAGTGTCGCCTTCACAGGAAGGCTCAGATACAGCACTGGTGAGTTTGACGTCCACACTCTTGGCATCCGGACCAGCTTCCATCTTGGGGCTGCCAGGCTCTTTGCTGTCCCTCTCAGAATCCGAATCTACCTCGATCTTGGAGTTGGTCAGCTGCTGGGtgatcttctcaacctccGGGTCTGGCTCGATCTTGAGGCTGTCGTGTTGCTTCTTGTCCATGTTGTCCGTCTCAGAGCCCACCTCGATCTTGGTTCTCTTGGTCTGGTGCGGCTCGTCAGGATCGGCTTTCTTCTCGGTCGAGTCCTTCACAGCAGGCGGAGTTGGGTCAGCGTTGGGAGGGGACCTCGGCGGCGATGCGAAGCTTTTATCAGAACCCGAATTGCGCAGCCGTAGTCGGGCGTGTGTTCTTACCCTAGTGGCATTCTCAGATTTAGTGATGGGTGCGCCAGGGGCGCGGGCCGGACCTTGTGGGCTGCTCAATGACAGCTCGCCCTGCTTtgatccaccaccactcgtGACGGGCTGCTTCTCCTGTTTCCTCAGCGACTCATCATCGTTGCCTGACGGCGACGAGTCCGAGTCAGCCTCCAAGGGCGTGTGTATGTATTGCTGTTGGACTTGGACATGGGCGTCTTGGGAAGGGCGTTGGTGTGCAGCAGTCGAAGTGCTTGGCCCGCTTGCGCCCCGATctggtggaggcggcgccGTCTTGGCAGACGTGGAGGTGGGCCCGGGAGCCTTGTCTTTCCGTGGTGTGACCGAAGACCCGCTCGGCCGGTTCAACTGCATGTTGGAGATAAAGGGGGAGAGCCCAGACGGGCGGCTGTCTGCCGGCGGCGGTTGCAGTTCTTGCATGACTGCGCTGGCGTTGACCACCTGGCTGCCCGTCAACTGCACGAGCTGTTTGACGGCGTTGAAGTGCCGCAGCTGATTCCGGAAACCACAGCAGTCCTCCACAATCGTCATCTCGTATCCATGTCTGCCTGCATCCAGCGCTGTCGCGTAGATGCTGATGTTGGTCAGGGCTCCACACACGTACAGCCCTGTCACGAAGCGACGCCTCAGTGTCTGCACCAACTCTTGTTGACTCGAGGCAAAGGCGCTGTAGTGTGTCTTGGTGAAGACAATATCCCGGGTGGCATCGACGGCTTCTTGGACTTCTGCAACCAACTCGGCTCCTTTGGTCCCCTTTCTAACACAGGGTTTCTTCGGAGCCCCTCCGTTGCTCAGAAATGCCTCGTCGTCAGCCTCCATCGCGGCGCCATCGTGTTCTCGTGAGGTGGGAGGGCGACCCCGAGCGCTGCCTGGTCTTGGTGGGCGTATTGGCACGTTGGCTGTGATGATCTGCTCTCCTTCGGCCGATAATGACCGGTGACGCTCAAACTCGCTGCGGACCCAGACCACATCACCGGCGCCAGAATCTCGGAAAACTTTGACCAACTCAAGGGACCGCTTCATAAAGTCGTCAGGCTCGCTCACAGGCAGAGCTCCGTCTGGGGAAATAAAGTCATTCTGGAGGTCGACGACCAGCAGGGCCTTCCGTGTCCGTATGGCCGGAATggcggcggggttgatggggaacGCAGGGCGCATGATGTGTTGACAGGCTTATGATAACATCAGTTTCTTGTTCAAAATgtcaacaaaagaagaaattgaaaagggggaggaaacAACCTCAGAGTATTCTTGGATTTTCCACACAGCATCACCGGCCCGTCAACTCGATATAAGATATGCTTGAAAAGGcaagagacagaaaagtTCAAGTCATAGGGCGCGTTGTTGACATGGCAAGCAAGCGTCGGCCGTGTCAGGTTGCAGCGGGTGGATGGTTCGTCGAGTGGCGCCTCGCTCTGTTTCACTCCCTGAGCTCCTCTGAGGTTGACGTCGATGTCTGGTGGGCCAAAAGATGCCGTTCTCGGATCGGAAGCTTGTCACTGGGATATCCACTTGCCGCGGCGGGGCGTTTTAGTTGGTCGTTCTTGGAGGTTGGCGTGTATCGTCCCTCGAGCTGGCTTTTGGGgcagatgatggtgttgacagGAAAAGTACACGGGGACATCAACAGACTGAACCAAGCGTTATTATTTAGTcattcggcggcggcgcaaACTCGAATCGGACCGGACACTTTCAGGAAGGCTTCCGCTCTCGGTGGAAGAATCGGTCAGCAGAGACAGCAAAAGTCTCCGTGTTCAgataagaagaagagaaggtgACAAGACGGTTTTATGATCGGGACCCGGGATGCGGCGGTGGGGTAAAAATGGCGATACGACCTTCATCTCTCAGATCGGAATCTCTTCTTCTGAAGGCTtgggtgtgtgtgagtgGTCCGCAATTTATCTGGCCCTGCCAGGCCCTCGCCAAGCactgcaacagcaacaacaccacgcaTACACTACACGCCCCCCCTCTATCTCCTGAAAATCATGTGTCTCCGTGTCtcatcaaccatcaacctGCTGGAAGGAGTAAGGCCAGCTCTTGACATTGACAGGACCCCTGCCCCGCATGTTCGGACGGATGGCCCCAGGCCCAGATGCTCAGGGCAAGGATCACGACAACCTTGAAGTGGCGTTGGCCAACCACACTCTCCCGGAGCTGGCTCCTCGaccccaccatccatcccactTCACGTCGGTCTATCATCAGGGCGAGATTTACATCcaagaggagaggatgatATTCCCTCATGTTGTAATGGCTCGAGCCCACAAGGACGAACGAAACTTGATACCATTTACCAACAGCCATCGTCCCTTGAAGACTCCCCTCTCTcgcaccctcaccacaaaatagtTTGACGCACAAAAGTAACTTGACCGATATTATACTATGAACCATGCTTTAAAAGTAAAGAAATGGGCCCCTTTAAAGCCTATAGACCATCCTTCAACTCATGTTGACCTACCTTCGTGTCTCAATTATTCTGTGCCAAGGGTGCCTCGAAATACCAGGTACACGACCGCTACCACCCAACCTGAACAACGGAAATGTAAATTTCCGAACACGCTGTTGGTCTGCTCGTAAAACTCTTATAGATCCGATATACCCACCCATCCGAAACCAGTCTCATAATCCAGGAACAGAAATCTATATCAAGCAAGAACCGCCACTTACCAACCGCCTACATGTATGTACTCACGGAACTCCACGGAAAACCTCAGAACTATACACAAAATCCTGCAGCCGACTTTGGGAACGTTGGATGATGGCCCGGCCTGCATATGCACGCGAAAACGGCGTCTGTGTGTTTCTGCTCACATGATGCAGAGACACACGGCAGGTTGGCGGTCAGGGAGATTCATCAGGACAGGAAACGGAAGAACGGCCTGGTCCGTGTCTTCTCCTGTGTGCGAAGACATTCATGATCTGAGATCCTtccatgttgatgttgcATCAGACAGCTAGTTTATCGCTTTCCGCAACGCGGCACAGCTCCTGCCAGGCAAGCATATTGAAGGCACAGGGCACATCATATACGGTGTAGAATGCAAGGGCTAATTGCACCTCGTCTCAAGTATATCCACAGGCCAGCCAGAAGTTCACAAGAAAATACAACCGCAACAAGCTGAATAATAATCCTCACCCGAGACAACCAGGGGCGTGGAGGGAAAATGCAGAatctggcggcggcggcggtgagcGTTCAACACGAGCAAGAGCATCGACACAAATCTGCAGCCATCCACCAGAATATCATCCGTCAATGATATTGGATCTCGACATGCAGTTGGAGACAGACATCAAGCAGGAACAACAGTGCGAgaaaggccaaggccaagacaagacaagacggGAGGGAGCGGAAGCATGCGTCGCCGTTTAGGTAGGGTTCTGTGCTGTTGTGCTGCTGGGCACAGAGATGAGTTCCCCGAACCCAGACATTGACGTGGCTAGCCGTTTTCTGTGTCTATTTTGGACTGTGCATACCGCTAGATCTGTACCCCGAGGTCGCCGAGCAAGACCTGATCCAAAATATCCCAGCCTGGCTTGATGACCCCAAGATATCTCCATCGCTCTTTGGTGACAAGTAGACAGAACCAACTCAATTAGGCACCTCCGgaatcctcatcactcccctccaccccaacatccccctcaacacctccaccacctcgtcaAAATCCGgcctcccctccacatccccatcctcgcaCCTTCtctgcagctcctccaaccccctcctcatcgccctctcccgctccccctcccccccttcttccacaaGCCCGAGcacatcccccaccaacctcccaaacgccgccacctccaccctctccaccccatcctcctcctccccatacACGCTCGCCGCCCCAAaatcccccaacaacccatgCCCATCCTCCTTGCTAGCCAAAATATTATGCGCGTACAAATCCCCATGACAGATCCTCCGCCCATGTAGATgcgcccccgcccccgcaaTCCCCGTCAgcatctccaccgccttccccatctcccaccccctctcgCCCTCCGTAAACCGATCCCGTGTGCAGCTCTCCAGATCCGGCGGCAAGCCCAAAACTTCATACCCCCTCGGCACCAAACTCATCACaatcccccccttcaccccttccctttccccttcagAATATCCCGTGACCTTTCCCACAACACCTATCAACGACTCGTGCGATCCGGCGAGCAACAccgcctccatctcatcttccGGCCTGCCGTCGCTCGTGAGAGAACCTCTGAACATTTTGACGGCTACGTCTTCTGTGAAGTCGGAATCAGGGGAGGGCTTCCATTCTGCTTGGGAGATGATGCCCGAGGCGCCCCGGCCGAGCACgcgggagatggcgagggagctGTAggggatgtcgaggaggccaaaGGGGAGTTTGTGGGCTttgcgggaggagagggagcaggggTTTCCGGCGAAGGAGAGGTAGGCTAGCTTGGGGAAGGCGGTGAACAAGAActtggggagggaagaaaagTTGTTGGCCgagaggcggaggagggtgaggttttgGCattgggtgagggagggggggagggtagAGAGGTTGTTGCCCGCCAGGAGGCATTTCTCGAGGTTGGGAcacgaggagatggaggaggggagggaggggatgcgGTTGTCGGTCAGGATTAGCCAGcggagtttgggggggagggtgttttcGGGTATGCTGGTGAGCGAGTTGTGGCGGAAGGCGACCATTTCtagggtgtggtgggaggagaggtccgggaaggtggtgaaggcgcAGTTGGAGAGGAAAAGGattttgaggttggggagagaGGTGGTGAAATTGGGTgggagagaagaaagacCTGTCCCGGAGAGGTCGAGGTAGGTTAGGGAGGGTCCGAAGGTGAAGATCTCATCAGGGAAGACGGTGAGGGAGGGCGTGGGAGTGAGCTTGAACTTGGTGAGGCCGAGGTTGGCAAGGGAGCCATTTTGAAGGGCCTCGAGGTCGTAGGTGTCGTTGCTCATTGTAAAGTGCTGGCTTACACTGTGGACTGGGTTGGTGATCACTGGGCGGAGTGAAAAGCAGAGTGAGCTGAAGTTGAGGCGGGTGAGGCTTCCGAGATTCCAGCCCCAGAGCGGGTCTCATGCTGGGCTTCTCGTCTCACCCGCCTCTGCCCCACAGGGCATACTGAGCATCACATGAGCAAAAGTAAAGACATTCTTATCATGAATATTCCAAACTCAAATCATCTGAACTGAGCGCGCGCAAATCGACTGAACTATTCTGACAAGACACAAAACTGGTGAAGAGAGAGATGCTCAAGGCTGAAATCTAAAGTGGAGATAACTGTGGGGGGTTGTGCAGCGTGAAGCTAGTGCAACGGCCCTTTGACATCAGTGGACCGTGCTCCCGTCAGATTGAACCGCCGCCGAACTTGGGACCCAACTTCCATTGCCAATCTCAAACCCTCTCCAGCAAAAGGCCAGTCCCGTTGCGAGCGACAAAACAAGGCCTCCACACATCCACTCCGAACCGTCACAATAGAATTGGTTCCGTACTCGATCTACCGATACAAATCCATCACAATGTCGTCCGAGGCGCGAAAACGGACGGCCGAGCCCACCGACGACGAGCTGCCAGCCAAGAGGCAACGAAGCGTGGAGGGCGACATCGTCTCGGCCGTGGAACAACTGCAGACATTGAATATCGCACCTTCCATCACCCATGAGGAGATGGCGCGCGCTGGACTGCGTCGCGCCATCGCCCTCGCCTTGAAGCATGTTGGATTCGACTCGTCCGCGAAGGATGCCATGGAGATGTTTACAACGATGGTGGAAGAGTGTAGGTCTTGCATGACGGTCATCAACAGCCTAGTTGAAGATCTAACAAATGAAAACCAGATGTCGAGTCGCTCTTCGGGACTGTCAAGATCAATGCCAATGCTGCTCGCCGTTCCCAACCCATTCCTCGCGACTTTGAGCGCGCGTTGAAGTACTTCAACCTGACCACCACTGCGCTCGAACCACACAAGAAGAATCCTATTCCAAGAGCCAAGAGGATACCTGAATACGAGCCGATACCAGAGCGCGATCCCGTTTTCGTCGACATGCCAGTACTCGGCGCGGAGCTGGACGGTGCTCGCGACAAGGAATCCAAACTCTACATCCCTAAGTCGTTCCCTGCCTTTCCAAGCATTCATACCTACAGATACACGCCTGAGACGATTGAGACCGCTACCGTGGTGGATGACTGGGGGAGCTTTGCTTCGGATTCACAATCCCAGACGCTCAACGGATCACAAGCCACGCCACAGCCGCAACGACCGCTTGCACCCGAGGAGATTCCCCATGGCGATCCCAAGAAGCTGCGCGAGGCTGCCGCAAAGGAAGCAAAGGCAGGGGAGGCGGCTCTACGAAGGTTGATGCGCGCCTCCAAGATCGCGAAGCAGAAGGAGGTCTGGACTTCGGCGCAGTCTCGGCCAGCGAGGCGGGAGCGTCATGAGCTTTGGGAGTCTGCTATGCGCGAGTTCATCGAGGATGACACGAGGGCCAGCGGCAAAGAGGTGGCGTCAGGAGGGTTGCATGGCGAGAAGGGCAGGTTCGAGATTGCCGATCATAGCATGATTGTCAACACGGAGAAACGCTATTTCAGGCATGAAGTCCCTCGAAGTGGTGCCAGGAAGGCTTTGGCCGCCGCTCAGGGTATCTCCAGCAAGGGTTGAGAGGTGGTATGGGACGTAGCGTATAGAGCCGCACAGAATGCAGGACTATGGGATTCGGGGATTCGTAATGCAAGAGGAACCAAGACAGGGTTGGGATGCATCACAGGAGTTTGGACTTAATTTTGGCGCTGGGGAGACGGACGGGAAAACAGGATCATTGATACCCCATGCACAACTCTTCTAGAAATAGGGGTCAATCAGAAGCATGTAGCTTAGCTTTAATCTATTACCATCGCTGAACTCTTTGTTCTCCTGTTTATCTGCAATGGACTTCATTCCTTATCACTTATCAAAGATGCCTTATCGATAGCAAGGCCGCAGCCCATGTCCAGGCGGGCCCGGGCTCAGCTCCACCTAGCTCCAAAGCTAGGTCGGTGCCCCACATACCGACCGCCAGCTGGGAGTGGCTGTCCAGCGACTGGCGGACCGGCGAGCAAAGTGTACCCCACGATCGGACCCTATTTTCGCCGCACAAAAGTTTTGGCAATTCCCAGAGGAGCCCGCAGCGCCCCGATTTCTTGCTGACCCCGACGACTCGAGGCACCGCGAAAAAGCTCACCATTCTTCCCAAGATACTTGCATCTCAGGAAGCACATCAAGATGGCTGAGCAACTCATCCTCAAGGGCACCCTGGAGGGCCACGTAAGTCGTCCCTGCGACCTCGAATTCGCCCATTCTCGCTCGAGTTGGATGCTGACGATTTGGTACAGAATGGCTGGGTCACCAGCTTGGCCACCTCGATGGAGAAGTACGAAACCACGTCGAATCCGACTTCCTAACCGCGAGAACATGCGCTCACCAGTGAAACTAGCCCCAACATGCTCCTGTCGGCCTCTCGCGACAAGACCCTGATCATCTGGAACCTCACCCGCGATGAGACCCAGTACGGTTACCCCAAGCGGTCGCTCCACGGCCACTCTCACATCGTCTCCGACTGCGTACGTTAGATCAAGATCAGAatcagaagaaggaggggcagtGTGCTGATTGGCGTGGCAGGTTATCTCGTCGGATGGCGCTTATGCCCTCTCTGCCTCGTGGGATAAGACTCTCCGTCTTTGGGAGCTCTcctccggcaccaccacccgccgtTTCGTCGGCCACACCAACGACGTCCTGTCCGTCTCTTTCTCCGCCGACAACCGCCAGATCGTCTCCGGTTCCCGCGACCGCTCCATCAAGCTCTGGAACACCCTCGGTGACTGCAagttcaccatcaccgacaagGGCCACTCCGACTGGGTTTCCTGCGTTCgcttctcccccaacccccagaaCCCCGTGATCGTCTCTGCCGGCTGGGACAAGCTCGTTAAGGTATGTGGGACTTGGACGTATTCGGCAACTGTTGCGGCGATGATGCCTTGCAACCTAAAGTATTTGCTACTTCAGAGCCTCCGGGCCATGAGACAAACTATTTCACCATGCACTGAGCCGCAACAATTTGCAGACCATTTTTGAGGGAGTCCCACCGAGAATTCCACGCTGACATGGCTTGTTTACAATAGGTTTGGGAGCTCTCCAGCTGCAAGCTCCAGACCGACCACATCGGCCACACCGGTtacatcaacaccgtcaccatcTCGCCCGATGGATCCCTCTGCGCTTCCGGTGGCAAGGACGGCACCACCATGCTCTGGGATCTCAACGAGAGCAAGCACCTCTACTCCCTCAACGCCAACGACGAGATCCACGCCCtcgtcttctcccccaaccgcTACTGGCTCTGCGCTGCCAcctccagcagcatcatcatcttcgacctcgagaagaagagcaaggttGATGAGCTCAAGCCCGACTTCGCCAACGTTGGCAAGAAGAGCCGCGAGCCCGAGTGCGTCTCCCTTGCGTGGAGCGCTGATGGCCAGACTCTGTTCGCTGGCTACACGGACAACATCATCCGTGCTTGGGGTGTCATGTCCCGCGCTTAAGTTGAATGGAATGGTTAATGCTTGAGTGCCCGGGATCAGTCGGGGCcggctgagggggaggaatgAGAGGTTGGTTTTATGGGTGGTTTGCTATAAAATCGGCCGCGCTGCCGCGTGGGGAGAAAATACCAGGAAGCGTCGCGATATATCGATGGGTTCCAACGGCTGGGAGGGGCGTACTTCGGAATGCTTGTCTTCGCTTTGGGTTCTCTTTCATGACACAGCATTTTTGCGAGGCAAAAGAGGGAGCAGGGAATAAAAAGAAATTTCTGTGCCTGTCACTgctcttgtccttgtcgcCGTGGCAGGCCTCGCGGCGGGGGAAGCCCGGCTGCCGGGTGGCATAGATAATAGCAACCCCATGACCAACAACGAATCATGAAGTCAGTTGTTTTGTGATGTGTATTTTTGTGTCCGTTTCAGCACTGATATCCACCTCTCTTGACACCCCAACTGTCTCATGtattctttctcttcattTCCCTCTGAAATAGAACTGACtagttgtgtgtgtgtatgaaGTCACTTTTGCGAATCTCGAGGCGGGTAGGCATCATGATATGCCAAAAACAGCAGTTAGGGTGTACTCGAGAGAAGTTTGATTTTTCCACCGCCATAATCATTCCAACATGAATATCCATGTATTCTCGTCTTTCACTTGTTATGAAGTGCAAGTATAAAAATCTAACTGAAGGATGGACCGGTCAGCCGCTCTGGTTGCTATATGCCTAGCCCAACACGTCGTCAGTAGAGCCTGCCGCGAAGAATAAAGGCCTTTTGAGGATAATCAGCAGGCCTCCAAGACAGTTCACAGGCCTTGAATATTATTAAAACGGGGGTTAGAGAAGTCGATTTGCTCTACAGATACCTTGACCATGGAAAACAGTCCAAGGCCTTGAAACATGACCGAGAGGGGGTTTCTGTTACCATTCTATGGCCTATTGATCATCCTTTACCGCATTCAACTTACCCACACAGCAGTGCCCATTTCTACTTTGCTCACAACGTAAGAGACATGAGACTTGTAGGAATCTACACCGTCCCAAAATGCAAAAGACAAGTTTTtggggagcaggagggaCGATAGGAAAGTGATttaaaaaacaaaaaaatcaGGTATTAAGTTTGTGGGTGAATAG
This window encodes:
- a CDS encoding hypothetical protein (COG:L; EggNog:ENOG503NU5M), whose protein sequence is MRPAFPINPAAIPAIRTRKALLVVDLQNDFISPDGALPVSEPDDFMKRSLELVKVFRDSGAGDVVWVRSEFERHRSLSAEGEQIITANVPIRPPRPGSARGRPPTSREHDGAAMEADDEAFLSNGGAPKKPCVRKGTKGAELVAEVQEAVDATRDIVFTKTHYSAFASSQQELVQTLRRRFVTGLYVCGALTNISIYATALDAGRHGYEMTIVEDCCGFRNQLRHFNAVKQLVQLTGSQVVNASAVMQELQPPPADSRPSGLSPFISNMQLNRPSGSSVTPRKDKAPGPTSTSAKTAPPPPDRGASGPSTSTAAHQRPSQDAHVQVQQQYIHTPLEADSDSSPSGNDDESLRKQEKQPVTSGGGSKQGELSLSSPQGPARAPGAPITKSENATRVRTHARLRLRNSGSDKSFASPPRSPPNADPTPPAVKDSTEKKADPDEPHQTKRTKIEVGSETDNMDKKQHDSLKIEPDPEVEKITQQLTNSKIEVDSDSERDSKEPGSPKMEAGPDAKSVDVKLTSAVSEPSCEGDTHVITNVLSPTLAADAFERLLEEVSWAGMSHMGGEVPRRIAVQGEVDKDGNMPVYRHPADESPPLLPFSPTVLQIKTAIEKHLGHPVNHVLIQHYRGGDDYISEHSDKTLDIVPNSFIANLSLGAERTMVFRTKRRPSKHHQEETSPAEKAKRQIQRVPLPHNSLLRMGLSTNKHWLHAIRPDKRPPLSKSPSELSHSGHRISLTFRQIGTYINPSQTLIWGQGSPGKTFGEAQPVRNGQTPEAIQLLKAFSAENNDPAFDWEGFYAGGFTVLHMGTPKRYCLGSDVIANASVLFALGELGVNCAKGSVSTAGGRFEDNDPDRGVVEGWGNVLRYLDAVYGAGRRYDQFGPGQVAKRFMLLDRAVREFGEGIWRPVREGLGERLGGEEPGMGKVKKVVTVLLWEELEFWEGEVRAGAERGKGLFVLGGETASPVDFALWPVLHDIVRVCGEQVFAVSFGSKGKTTEEGEEEIKQVYLRKYYEGIKQRAGVRERVLGLWEGEPL
- a CDS encoding hypothetical protein (EggNog:ENOG503NYM2; COG:S), translated to MSNDTYDLEALQNGSLANLGLTKFKLTPTPSLTVFPDEIFTFGPSLTYLDLSGTGLSSLPPNFTTSLPNLKILFLSNCAFTTFPDLSSHHTLEMVAFRHNSLTSIPENTLPPKLRWLILTDNRIPSLPSSISSCPNLEKCLLAGNNLSTLPPSLTQCQNLTLLRLSANNFSSLPKFLFTAFPKLAYLSFAGNPCSLSSRKAHKLPFGLLDIPYSSLAISRVLGRGASGIISQAEWKPSPDSDFTEDVAVKMFRGSLTSDGRPEDEMEAVLLAGSHESLIGVVGKVTGYSEGEREGVKGGIVMSLVPRGYEVLGLPPDLESCTRDRFTEGERGWEMGKAVEMLTGIAGAGAHLHGRRICHGDLYAHNILASKEDGHGLLGDFGAASVYGEEEDGVERVEVAAFGRLVGDVLGLVEEGGEGERERAMRRGLEELQRRCEDGDVEGRPDFDEVVEVLRGMLGWRGVMRIPEVPN
- a CDS encoding hypothetical protein (COG:S; EggNog:ENOG503P4T3), with translation MSSEARKRTAEPTDDELPAKRQRSVEGDIVSAVEQLQTLNIAPSITHEEMARAGLRRAIALALKHVGFDSSAKDAMEMFTTMVEEYVESLFGTVKINANAARRSQPIPRDFERALKYFNLTTTALEPHKKNPIPRAKRIPEYEPIPERDPVFVDMPVLGAELDGARDKESKLYIPKSFPAFPSIHTYRYTPETIETATVVDDWGSFASDSQSQTLNGSQATPQPQRPLAPEEIPHGDPKKLREAAAKEAKAGEAALRRLMRASKIAKQKEVWTSAQSRPARRERHELWESAMREFIEDDTRASGKEVASGGLHGEKGRFEIADHSMIVNTEKRYFRHEVPRSGARKALAAAQGISSKG
- the cpc2 gene encoding cross-pathway control WD-repeat protein cpc2 (COG:T; BUSCO:EOG092636T6; EggNog:ENOG503NUKD); this encodes MAEQLILKGTLEGHNGWVTSLATSMENPNMLLSASRDKTLIIWNLTRDETQYGYPKRSLHGHSHIVSDCVISSDGAYALSASWDKTLRLWELSSGTTTRRFVGHTNDVLSVSFSADNRQIVSGSRDRSIKLWNTLGDCKFTITDKGHSDWVSCVRFSPNPQNPVIVSAGWDKLVKVWELSSCKLQTDHIGHTGYINTVTISPDGSLCASGGKDGTTMLWDLNESKHLYSLNANDEIHALVFSPNRYWLCAATSSSIIIFDLEKKSKVDELKPDFANVGKKSREPECVSLAWSADGQTLFAGYTDNIIRAWGVMSRA